The Nostoc sp. NIES-3756 DNA window TTCTTTAGGGCATTTAGTTGGTGATGAATTACTCATTGCTGTGGCTCGTCGTCTGCAATCTTGCCTCACACCAGATGCTACTATGGCAAGATTAGGTGGCGATGAATTTGGAATTTTAGTGGAAAATATAGAAGATGTTCGCGCCTCAATCTATGTAGCTGATCATATTTTGCAACAGCTATCCATGCCTTTTAAATTATCTAGATACGAAGTTTTTATAAACGTTAGTATTGGTATTAGTTGGGGGCATAAAGATTATGAAAAACCAGAATATTTATTACGGGATGCTGATACAGCTATGTACCGGGCCAAGGACTTAGGAAAAGCTAGGTATCATCTTTTTGACCCCCAAATGCACCAGGAAGTCATCAAAACCTTAGAAGTAGAAAACAATTTGCGTAGGGCAGTTGAAAGACAAGAGTTTGTCGTTTATTATCAGCCAATTATTTCCTTAACTACAGGCAAAATTTCAGGATTTGAAGCACTTGTGCGGTGGCTACATCCAATTAAAGGTTTAATCCCTCCCACAGACTTCATTTCTGTAGCGGAAGAAACAGGTTTAATTAATGCTATTAACCTATGGGTATTACATTCATCTTGTCGACAACTACGCATTTGGCAATCTCATCCAGCAACACCAAAAGATATTACTATTAGTGTTAATTTAAGTGCAAAATTATTCCTACAATCTGACTTCTTATCACAAATTGATAAAATTATTGCAGAAAATCAAATAAATCCATCTAGTCTAGAACTAGAAATTACAGAAACTGTAATTATGAAAAATAGTAATGAAATTAAAACAATTCTTCAGCAATTAAAGGAGCGTAATATCAAATTAATTATGGATGACTTTGGTACGGGTTATTCATCATTAAGTTATCTACATATATTCCCTTTTAATGCTTTAAAAATTGACAAA harbors:
- a CDS encoding GGDEF/EAL domain-containing response regulator codes for the protein MNYQQLNPYKKDILIIDDMADNLRVLSSILTSQGYNVRKALNWQMAYTACQSLLPDLILLDIMMPEVDGYEICQRFKAWELTADIPIIFISALDDIFDKVKAFKVGGVDYITKPFDLAEVLVRVQNQMELRAAKLEILTLNAELEQRVKQRTWELEKALQKLQIEVNARQKLQNKLLEMALHDALTGLPNRIMFIKRLEKALNRAKHEDAYQFAVLFLDCDRFKFVNDSLGHLVGDELLIAVARRLQSCLTPDATMARLGGDEFGILVENIEDVRASIYVADHILQQLSMPFKLSRYEVFINVSIGISWGHKDYEKPEYLLRDADTAMYRAKDLGKARYHLFDPQMHQEVIKTLEVENNLRRAVERQEFVVYYQPIISLTTGKISGFEALVRWLHPIKGLIPPTDFISVAEETGLINAINLWVLHSSCRQLRIWQSHPATPKDITISVNLSAKLFLQSDFLSQIDKIIAENQINPSSLELEITETVIMKNSNEIKTILQQLKERNIKLIMDDFGTGYSSLSYLHIFPFNALKIDKSFVNRMLDNRANMGLVPAMISIAASMGMAAIAEGVETEAQLEQLKSLKCEFAQGYLFSKPIPQNLVMDFIASKNQW